From the genome of Triticum aestivum cultivar Chinese Spring chromosome 3B, IWGSC CS RefSeq v2.1, whole genome shotgun sequence, one region includes:
- the LOC123069017 gene encoding E3 ubiquitin-protein ligase At1g63170: MDHPGNVTRHDHTIDIPRNDLTSPSTSRPDNHNHLDELNRNRGPSNEVPPVPESSGTTGMPDFRSASFVRRDQVNRQQNPLNSGLWISIELIVNVSQIIAAVTVLSVSRNEHPRAPLFEWVVGYIIGCVATIPHLYWRYLHRNCQNIEQEPSAQGSSQRNISESDSFASISSAHASEAVNEDNNTGVPRNNFPIASPRVYALVACLKLALDCFFAVWFVVGNVWIFGGRSSVHDAPNLYRLCIVFLAFGFIGYALPFILCTMICCCLPCIISMVGFHEDLDMNKGATAEVINTLVAYKYKSMRIRDGGEVGEDNGGVLASGTDKERTISAEDAVCCICLSRFSNNEDLRELPCGHVFHMECIDKWLKINALCPLCKSELGGSTAASSEAGPEGQHQQNENRERGDVESQR; encoded by the exons ATGGATCACCCTGGAAATGTCACTCGTCATGATCACACAATCGACATACCAAGGAATGATCTGACGTCGCCATCAACATCCCGTCCGGACAATCATAATCACTTGGATGAGTTGAACCGCAACAGAGGTCCTTCAAATGAAGTTCCTCCTGTCCCAGAAAGTTCTGGCACAACCGGTATGCCTGACTTTCGAAGCGCATCTTTCGTGAGAAGGGATCAAGTCAATCGTCAGCAGAATCCTCTGAATTCTGGCTTATGGATCTCAATCGAGCTTATTGTAAATGTTAGTCAGATTATAGCAGCTGTTACTGTCCTGTCGGTATCAAGGAATGAGCATCCACGCGCTCCACTGTTTGAGTGGGTTGTTGGCTATATAATAGGCTGTGTTGCTACTATTCCACATCTTTATTGGCGCTATCTCCATCGCAATTGCCAGAACATCGAGCAAGAACCATCAGCCCAGGGTTCATCTCAAAGGAACATATCCGAGTCTGATTCTTTTGCATCAATTTCATCTGCACATGCATCAGAAGCTGTAAACGAAGATAACAATACTGGAGTCCCAAGAAACAATTTCCCGATTGCAAGTCCAAG GGTCTACGCATTGGTTGCGTGCTTGAAGTTGGCCTTGGATTGTTTCTTTGCCGTGTGGTTTGTTGTGGGGAATGTGTGGATATTCGGTGGCCGCTCTTCCGTCCATGACGCTCCTAACTTGTACAG GCTGTGTATAGTGTTCCTTGCATTCGGCTTCATCGGCTATGCACTGCCATTCATCCTGTGCACGATGATATGCTGTTGCCTGCCCTGCATAATCTCCATGGTAGGCTTCCACGAGGATCTGGATATGAACAAAGGCGCTACCGCGGAAGTAATCAACACGCTGGTGGCGTACAAGTACAAGTCGATGAGGATCCGCGATGGAGGAGAAGTGGGGGAAGACAATGGCGGGGTTCTGGCATCTGGGACCGACAAGGAGCGGACTATCTCCGCGGAAGACGCC GTTTGCTGCATCTGTTTATCAAGGTTCTCAAACAACGAAGATCTGCGAGAGCTTCCCTGCGGGCACGTCTTCCACATGGAGTGCATCGACAAGTGGCTCAAGATCAACGCGCTGTGCCCTCTTTGCAAGTCCGAGCTGGGCGG